The window CCGTCAGCTCGCGCAGGTCGTAGCCGTGCCGGAACATCACCAGGCGTTCGCCCTCCAGGTCGGCGACGCGCACGGTGCGCCGGCCGCCGCCCGGGCGGGACGCCTCGGGTGAGGAGACGACCACGAGGTCCTCGCGCAGCAGCTCCACCGTGGTCAGCGCCGGGGACGGCGTCGGCAGGGGCAGGACGACCAGGGCGAGGTCGAGGGCGCCGCGCGCCAGCTCCCGTACGAGGTCGTGCGAGCCGCCCTCCTCGATCAGCAGCTGGATGCCGGGATAGCGGTCGTGGAAGGCGCGCAGCACGTCCGGGAGCAGGCCCGTGCACAGGCTCGGGGTCGCGCCGAGGCGGACCCGGCCCTGGCGCAGCTGCACCAGTTCCTGCACCTCGTGCCGCGCGGTGTCCGCGTCGGCCAGGATGCGCCGGGCCAGCGGGAGCAGGGCCTCTCCGGCGTCCGTCAGCGTGATGTTGCCGCGCGCCCGCAGGAACAGGTCGGCGCCCAACTCCCGCTCCAGCGCCTTGATCTGCTGCGACAGCGAGGGCTGCGCGACATGCACCAGGTCGGCGGCCCGGGTGAAGTGCCGGGTCTCCGCGACCGCCACGAAGTACTGGAGCTGCTGGAACTGCATCCAGCCAGCATAGCCAGTGCCTATCGAAACGAGCCGGACCATGTCTTGGACCGATAGGGGCGTTCGGCCCTAGCGTCCTGTCCATGGCTCTGGCAACGCGGACGGATCGACGGCCGTCCATGGCACGCACGGTGTGGGACTCCACCGTCGGCAAGAAGACCGTGATGGCGGTCAGCGG of the Streptomyces sp. T12 genome contains:
- a CDS encoding LysR family transcriptional regulator, with the protein product MQFQQLQYFVAVAETRHFTRAADLVHVAQPSLSQQIKALERELGADLFLRARGNITLTDAGEALLPLARRILADADTARHEVQELVQLRQGRVRLGATPSLCTGLLPDVLRAFHDRYPGIQLLIEEGGSHDLVRELARGALDLALVVLPLPTPSPALTTVELLREDLVVVSSPEASRPGGGRRTVRVADLEGERLVMFRHGYDLRELTVAACRAEGFEPDFAVEGGEMDAVLGFVRAGLGVAVVPRMVAARSGRGLRVTPLARPGLHRTIALAHRSDVAPPRAARELQRMLLER